In Orcinus orca chromosome 15, mOrcOrc1.1, whole genome shotgun sequence, the DNA window GTGCAGGTGGGCAGGACGGTCCTGAGGGGTCGTACAGGGCCATGTGCGCTTCCCTCAGGCCACCCGCCTTGTGCCACTGGCCTGGGCTGGGTGTCCCTGTCAGTCTTGGGTAGTTTTTCCTAGTTCTGGGTCTCACGTCAGCAGGTGTGCGGTGCTCACAAACCTAAGCCCAGAGATCACAGCAGGCGCATGAGACTCGGGGTGGCCTCCTGGGCACACCTGCTCTCTCTCTGCGTCCAGCGACACTGGTGGCTGCGCCATGGCAAGGGCCATGGCAAGGGCCATCGGTTTTCCCAGGATCCTGGGAGGTTTGGGAGCCCTGGAAGGCCCTGGGTCTCCTCCCTGCAGCAGGGTCCTGTGACTGTCCTCTGGGGGCCCGCTGGCCCTGTGCTAGGATGGGGGTCTAACTCACCCAGCCCAGCTTCTCTGCGAAGCCCCCTACCCCAGGCTAAACCCCACGGTGCAGGGGCATGGGCTGGCCTTGATGTTTCCCTCCCAGAGGTCAGAAGTGCCGGGTTCTGGtcctgggaaggagagagggcagCTGCTGGCCTTGGTGCTTGTGAGCTGTGACCCGCATCCAGGTCCCAGGCCTGAGCTGGCTGTGGGCTCTCCATCTGCAGGTGTGAACGAGTCCCCACTGATGACCTGGGGGGAGGTCGAGAACACGCCCTTGAGAGTTGAAGGATCTGAAACGCCCTACGTGGACAGGACGCCAGGGCCAGCCTTCAAGGTGGGTCACGGTGGGAGCAGCACGGGTGGACGCAGGGCCTCCTGAGCACCCATAGCTCCGTGCACAGTGGATGGGCTGTACACCTGGGCAAGCACTGCACTTCCACGTAGGACCGGGCACTGAGGACAGGCATGGGCGGGTGACTGGGTTGGGGGAGAGACTGGGGCGGGGGTGTTCGAAGCACCAAGGCAGGGAGCTGCTGGGGCTGCTGTGAGCCTGCAGGCCCGGAGGATGGGGCTGTTTAGAGATGAGGGGCGGTCTCAGGTGGGCTAGGAACTCCTGCTGTGCTGCAGCCTGAGGGCGGGAAGGGTCCCAGAATCCTAGTGTCCGTGGGATGCGGCTGTGTCCTCAGGAGGGCTGTGTCCTTGCAGAGAGAGGCCTCTGGTTACGGGAGAACCAGATCAGGCGCCCCCAGCCCGGTGTCATAAGCAGTCACAGTTGAGATTCACAAGGCCTGGAGCCCAGGAGGAAGGCCTTTTGTGGGCCAGAAAGGCAGGCGAGGGGGCTGGGTGGCAGGTGGTTTGTAGGGATGGGGTGGCCTGGGAAGGCGCCAGCGAACTGGCAGGCAGGTGGGGCCCCAGAGCGACATTGGGAAGGCAGGTCCCTGGTCTGCACACAGTTTGTGGGGAAACTGAGTGATGGGTGTGGTTTGTGGGGGAAGTGGGGAATGTCCCCAGAGCCTTGCGCGTACTGTCgggtgctggggggggggggttgctgGTGGCAGAGGTGGGTGGTGCCACAGAGGCTGAAGGCTGCAGGGTCACGTCATCTGCTTTGTAACCCCAAAGAATGGGGCATGGAATTTGGAATTCACATAGGTCTGCAGAGGGGACAGGGTCACGGGTCTCCTTAAACACAGCCAGCACCGATGtggaatgcaaaggaaaaagtgTCAGTCACTGTAGGAACAGAAACATACGATCATAGGAGCGACTGGCTTGGAGAGAAAGCACAGACCTGTGCGGCAGAAACCTGGTGGCCGAGGGGCGGGTGCTTCCCCAGTGCAGGGGTGATGCGTGGCCAGACAGCGTGCGCAGGGCCCGGGCACCTTGGTTCTCAGCCTGGGATGCGGCGACAGCCGAGAAAAACTTGCAGGGGGATGTGTGCCGTCAGGCGTTGAAGTGAGCCACCCTTGGCAGgtgggtcaggcctgagcctggTCCCAGCGCCCAGGCAGGAtttggggcaccgtgctgagtgTGTGGAGCTAGGGTAACAAGCCAGGCCCTCAGTGTGCCCAGCAGGATGAGTTCCGGAAAAATGGAAAAGTTGAATGTTAAAACAGCAAATGTTAAACCTCAGAATAACATACCGGTCGACGTTTAATGTGATGTTGAGGCAAAAAGGCTTTCTAAACACGACAGCAAAGGGAGAAATCACGAAGGGAGTTGGGGCTGCATCGCGCTACGGGAAGATGACAACCCCGAGTACAGCGGAAAACGTCAAAAGTAAAACTACAAGCAGATAACTGAAGAGAAATCTGAACGGTGTACGTTAATGTAGCCAACATAGATGAAACTCCTGCAagtgagaaaggaaacaaaaaaccaaTAGAAAGACaggcccagggacttccctggtggtccagcggtggAGAGTACGCCTTAcaatgcggggggcgcgggttagatgcctggctggggaactgggatcccacatgctgcggggcaactaagcccacacaccacaactactgagctcacgcacctcaaccagagagcccgcgtgctgcaaactacagagcccacgcaccctgcagcctgcacgccacaactagagaagagaaaagcccgcatgccacaactagagagaagcccgtgtgccacaatgaagatcccccatgcctcaacgaagatcccgtgtgccacaactaggacCTGAcgcaaccaaaaagaaaataaagttaaataaacaaatctttaaaacaaacaaacagaaagacagGCCCACGATACATTTCTTGAAGTTCTCTATGGAAACGCAGAGGCTGGTACACCCTGGCAGTCAGACGAAAGCATATTGAAACAGGCCCTTTTCCTGGAAGGGGGTCACAGGTGCCTGACCGGGCAGTGCCGGCTTCATGAAGAACCCAGGCGGGCCTTGGGCAGGTGGGCAGCTCAGGCTGGCTGGGGGCTTTCAGGGGCAGTGATGGTGGGCTGTTGGGACCGCAGGGGCCACGGGAAGAGGCCGGCGCCTCCGCGGCAAGGACTCCCTGGCTGGGTAGTGGCCCAGCCCCCCCACGCCTGCTGTCTTTTAGATCCTGGAGCCGGGCCGCAGGGAGCGTCTGGGGCTGAAGATGGCCAACGAGGCTGCCGCCAAGAACCGGGCCAAGAAGCAGGAGGCCTTGCGGAGGGCGACGGAGAACCTAGCCAGGTGAGGGTGGCCCGGCCCCTGCAGTGGGTGCTCTCAGGGCCGGGGCCTGTGGCCGTCCCTCTGGCTGGAGCGGTGCCCTCTCCGCCTTGTGCACAGCCTCCTCCTCCCGCGTACCTGCGGGGCGCCTTTAGGCCCGTCGTCCCCACTGAGCTCCTGTCCACCCCGTGGAGTCGGTGTTATCACTGCCCTCGGAGAGGGTTGGGGTCCACTGCAGCCCCTCAGCCGAGGGAGCCATACCTCTCGACTGCAGGCTCGGGCTCACTGTCTGGGCCAGGCCATCCAGGTTCCCACCCAGAATGATCACGCATCTCCCGGGAGCCTTCCTGTGAGGCCAAAGGAGACCCTGCTGCAGGGGGAGCCCGGTCGGGCCTAATCCTGCCTCTCACCCACCCCGTCCTTCCGCTGCAGCCTCACCCCCAAAGGCCTGAGCCCAGCCATGTCCCCAGCCCTGCAGCGCCTCGTGAGCAGGACGGCCAGCAAGTATACAGACCGGGCCCTGCGTGCCAGCTATACACCGTCCCCAGCACGCTCTACCCACCTCAAGACCCCAGCCGGTGGGCCCCAGACCCCGACGAGCACACcggctcctggctctgccacacacacccccctcagCCAGGATCCGGCCTGCATCACGGACAACTTGCTGCAGCTCCCCGCCCGGCGCAAAGCCTCGGACTTCTTCTAGTCCGTCCTGGGCTGGGCCCGTGGGAGCTTCATGGAGCCCTCAGGGCAGCTCTCTGCCCAGGAGAGGACTATGGCTTTCTGGGGACCCAGGCCTGAGCCCGAAGCAGCGAGCATCCCAGGAGACCCAGGAGACACGTGCTGGGCTGGCACAGGACATGCCCTGTGGCCTTGGGGAGCATCCCAGGGCCTTGTTGACATGCTTTTCTATCAAACCCCAACCTGTtcctatttaatcctcattaaAGAATACCTACAGCTCAGCGGGGCTGCCTCTCCGCCCTGTGGCCTGTGCACCCTGGGGTCACCCTCATGCCTGCATTGCACCTGCATCCTGCACTCAGGACTGCGGCCCTCCCGGGAGGAGGCTGCTGGTGGTGACCCTCGGAGGGTTAGGGTGTCCAGCCTTTCTTGCTGCTGCCTGCGTTGCTTCTGGTGGTGCCCTCAGGGCTGGGGACCTGCCTCTGAGCTGAGCTCACAGCCCTTTGGTCCGCCCTTGGGGAGGGCAGAGCCCTTGGCAGTTGTGCCCCAGGTTTTCCTGCATGAAGAGCTGGTCCCTGGTCCTCCTGCCGCCAGGTTCACCCAGGCTCTGGGCCCAGGTCCACAGCCTCCCTGGCCAGGCCTGACCTGCGTGGTTTGCTGGTGATGCAGCTGCACGGGTCCTGCATGTGAGGCTGCTCCCGTGGGAGGCGCCTTCCCAGTGGCCTCAGCCATCACCTCCCAAGCACCTGGCTTCCAGCTCAGGTGGGCAGGGCcgtccccatgtcccctccctcccttgctcGGGGCTTCAGGCCCTGCCTGCCACGTGCTGCTGGGTTGCCGGCCTCACCCCGTTGTCACCCCACCAGTGAGACCCCCATGTAACAGCAACCTGGGCCACAGTGTCACAAGCAGTGGGACTGGGCTCCACTTGGACCCGAGAGCGCTGTGGGCACCACGGGCGGGCACCTGCTTCCGGGCCTGAGGGTGTTGGTGCCTGACCCCGGAAGTCTTGGGGCCAGCTCCTCACAGGGAGGTGGGCTGGCTCCCAGACAGGCTCTTTAGGCCTCAGGTGGGGTCGGGTTGTGCTCAGAGAGGCAGCCTGGGGTCTGCTCAGATGGGAACCCCTCGCGCTTTGAGCACGCGCACCCTGCAGTGGGCCATCCTCATGCTCCCTGGAGGCTGCCTGGGCACCAGCTGGCCTGCGCTCCTCCTCAGGGAAGTCCTGCAAGTTCCTGGGAGCCAAGTCCTGGCTGTGCCCTGTGCCCCACCAAGGGGGCGGTGCTGGGACTGTCCAGGGTCAGGAAAGGGCCGCTTTGGGTGCTTTATTCTCCATAGAGAAGGGTGGGTTTGGCCCTGAGGGAGCCCCCAGCAAGTAGGGGGTGGAGGTCTGGGTGGGTGTGAAGGAGATATGGGGCACTGTCCAGGCAAGGCCACAGAAGACCAGGTGCTGACCACCTGGCGGGGATGGGGGTGATGGCTGATAAAGCATGAGGGCTGCTTGGCGGGGATAGGGGCAGGGGGAATGCCACTGGAAGTTCTTGGCTTCGGGGTCTCCCATTCCCAACTGCGGGAATGAAGGGAGAGGGGGGTGTTGAGGAAGGGCTGCCTGAGTGGGGGCTGGGCAGGGTTGGGAGGCACGTGGGGGCCTGGCAGGCGGGCGGCCGCGGAGTCCTTGCCCATGAGGCCTGGCCCCCACTCCAGATCCCCTGCGCCGCAGGGAGGGGAGTGCTGAGTCCTAGAAAAAATGACTCCTCGAGGCCTCTCTGCTGCATACACTCTGTGGTTTATTTGGTGGTCAGGATTTAACGTCTTTGCTACTAAGTGGAAGAAAGCTAATAGAACGTAATCAAAATAATGGTTTAATTGACGGATTTTACTCGTTCTTGCACCTGTGCCTTCTTCAGCTTCTACCTCCTACTTAGCTTACAGGGTGCTCACCACGCCATGCCCCCCAGGCCCTCCGCACCGCTAGGTGCTCGCCTTCCCCACCTCGGCTCCGGAGACGTGAAGTGATGGTCCTTCGCCCTGGAGGTCTCAGCCAGCCGGTCCTCCATCCTGTCCACGTTCTCGGGCACCACCAGCAGCTGGTGCTGGGTCTTGGCCCCCAGCTTGTGGTTGGGCTGGTGCTCAGGCCAGTGCTCGGGCCGCGAGCCCAGCTGGGTGTCCAGTTTGCATTCAGCCCGGTACTTGCCTTCACCCTCCCTCTTGAAGGAGGCCAAAGACACGGTTTTGGGCTTGGGGGACTGCAGCCATGAGTGGCTGAGGATCTCGTCGATGCGCAGCCGCCGGTTGACGTCCGGCTGCAGGATGCGGTAGATAAGGTCCTTGCACTCGCCTGTCAGGTTCTTGGAGCACGGGAAGTTGACGCGATGCTCCTTCTGGATGCGCAGCATCTTCTTGATGTCCGAGTCATCATAGGGCATGGAGCCACAGACCATGATGTAGAGGATCACGCCCAGGCTCCAGATGTCATACACCTTGGGCTGGTAGGGGATGCCCTGCAACACCTCGGGGGCCGCGTACGCCGCCGACCCACAGAAGGTCTTGCTGAGGATGATGCGCCCACTGCTGTCCCGCAGGCAGCGCTTGGAGAAGCCGAAGTCTGACAGCTTGATGTTGAAGTCCTTGTCAAGGAGAAGGTTC includes these proteins:
- the TSSK2 gene encoding LOW QUALITY PROTEIN: testis-specific serine/threonine-protein kinase 2 (The sequence of the model RefSeq protein was modified relative to this genomic sequence to represent the inferred CDS: deleted 2 bases in 1 codon), yielding MDDAAVLRKKGYIVGINLGKGSYAKVKSAYSERLKFNVAVKIIDRKKTPMDFVERFLPREMDILATVNHRSIIKTYEIFETCDGRIYIIMELGVQGDLLEFIKCRGALHEDVARKMFWQLSSAVKYCHNLDVVHRDLKCENLLLDKDFNIKLSDFGFSKRCLRDSSGRIILSKTFCGSAAYAAPEVLQGIPYQPKVYDIWSLGVILYIMVCGSMPYDDSDIKKMLRIQKEHRVNFPCSKNLTGECKDLIYRILQPDVNRRLRIDEILSHSWLQSPKPKTVSLASFKREGEGKYRAECKLDTQLGSRPEHWPEHQPNHKLGAKTQHQLLVVPENVDRMEDRLAETSRAKDHHHVSGAEVGKAST